A single region of the Raphanus sativus cultivar WK10039 chromosome 1, ASM80110v3, whole genome shotgun sequence genome encodes:
- the LOC108823116 gene encoding phospholipid--sterol O-acyltransferase-like has translation MRADLKSVTASCTVLAVILLVCGSGAVAVEDETEFHGDYSKLSGIIIPGFASTQLRAWSILDCPYSPLDFNPLDLVWLDSTKLLSAVNCWFKCMVLDPYNERDHPECKSRPDSGLSAITELDPGYITGPLSTVWKEWLKWCVEFGIEANAIVAVPYDWRLSPTKLEERDLYFHKLKLTFETALKLRGGPSIVFAHSMGNNVFRYFLEWLRLEIAPKHYLEWLDQHIHAYFAVGAPLLGSVEAIKSTLSGVTFGLPVSEGTARLLSNSFASSLWMMPFSKNCKGDNTFWTHFSGGAAEKSKHVYHCTDEEYRSKYSGWPTNIINIEIPSPNGLDAYPSVTEAVKANMTNMECGLPTLLSFTARELADGTLFKAIKEYDPDSARMLHQLKKLYHDDPVMNPLTPWERPPIKNVFCIYGAHLKTEVGYYFAPSGKPYPDNWIITDIIYETEGSLVSRSGTVVDGNAGPITGDETVPYHSLSWCKNWLGPKVNITMAPQPEHDGSDVQIELNVEHEHGSDIIANMTKAPRVKYITFYEDSESIPGKRTAVWELDKANHRNIVRSPVLMRELWLQMWHDIQPGEKSKFVTKAKRGPLRDADCYWDYGKACCAWQEYCEYRYSFGDVHLGQSCRLRNTSANILLQYI, from the exons ATGAGAGCGGATTTGAAATCAGTAACTGCTTCCTGTACCGTCCTCGCCGTTATCTTACTGGTTTGCGGTAGCGGCGCTGTGGCGGTGGAGGATGAGACCGAGTTCCACGGCGACTACTCGAAGCTTTCAGGTATAATCATCCCCGGATTCGCGTCGACGCAGCTGAGAGCGTGGTCGATCCTCGACTGTCCATACTCCCCGTTGGACTTCAATCCTCTCGACCTCGTTTGGCTAGACTCCACTAAG CTTCTCTCTGCTGTCAACTGCTGGTTTAAGTGTATGGTGTTAGATCCTTATAACGAAAGGGATCATCCCGAGTGTAAGTCACGTCCTGATAGTGGTCTTTCAGCTATCACAGAATTGGATCCAGGTTACATTACAG GTCCTCTTTCTACTGTATGGAAAGAGTGGCTTAAGTGGTGTGTTGAGTTTGGCATAGAGGCTAATGCAATTGTCGCTGTCCCTTACGATTGGAGATTGTCGCCAACCAAATTGGAAGAGCGTGACCTTTATTTTCACAAGCTCAA gTTGACATTTGAAACTGCTTTAAAACTACGTGGTGGTCCTTCTATCGTGTTTGCCCATTCTATGGGTAATAATGTCTTCAGATACTTTCTGGAATGGCTGAGGCTAGAAATTGCACCAAAACATTACTTGGAGTGGCTTGATCAGCATATCCATGCCTATTTCGCTGTTG GAGCTCCTCTTCTTGGTTCAGTTGAGGCAATCAAATCTACTCTCTCCGGTGTAACGTTTGGCCTTCCTGTTTCTGAG GGAACTGCTCGATTGTTGTCCAATTCTTTTGCTTCTTCGTTGTGGATGATGCCATTTTCAAAGAATTGCAAGGGTGATAACACGTTCTGGACGCATTTTTCTGGTGGTGCTGCAGAGAAAAGTAAGCATGTGTACCACTGTACTGACGAGGAATATCGATCGAAATATTCTGGCTGGCCGACGAATATCATCAACATTGAAATTCCTTCCCCTAACG GCCTTGATGCGTATCCATCAGTTACAGAAGCAGTTAAAGCCAACATGACCAACATGGAATGTGGTCTCCCCACTCTTTTGTCTTTCACAGCTCGTGAATTAGCAGATGGGACTCTTTTCAAAGCAATTAAAGAATATGATCCAGATAGCGCGAGGATGTTACACCAGTTAAAGAA GTTGTATCATGATGACCCTGTTATGAACCCACTGACTCCTTGGGAGAGACCAcctataaaaaatgtattttgcATATATGGTGCTCATTTAAAGACAGAG GTTGGCTATTACTTTGCCCCAAGTGGCAAACCTTATCCTGATAATTGGATCATTACGGATATCATTTACGAAACTGAAGGTTCCCTCGTGTCAAG GTCTGGAACTGTGGTTGATGGGAACGCTGGGCCTATAACTGGGGATGAGACG GTACCCTATCATTCACTCTCTTGGTGCAAGAATTGGCTCGGACCTAAAGTCAACATAACAATGGCTCCCCAG ccaGAACACGATGGAAGTGATGTACAAATCGAACTGAATGTTGAACATGAGCATGGGTCAGACATCATAGCGAACATGACAAAAGCACCAAGGGTGAAGTACATAACCTTCTACGAAGATTCTGAGAGTATTCCAGGAAAGAGAACGGCAGTGTGGGAGCTTGATAAAG CGAATCACAGGAACATCGTTAGATCGCCAGTTCTTATGAGAGAGCTATGGCTTCAGATGTGGCATGACATTCAGCCTGGCGAAAAGTCCAAATTTGTCACCAAAG CCAAGCGGGGGCCACTTAGAGATGCGGATTGCTACTGGGATTACGGAAAAGCATGTTGTGCTTGGCAAGAATACTGCgaatacag ATACAGTTTTGGGGATGTTCATCTAGGACAAAGTTGTAGATTGAGGAACACATCTGCTAATATACTGCTTCAGTACATATAG
- the LOC108838030 gene encoding uncharacterized protein LOC108838030, with the protein MNTKKMRLPPRRVLMTEKRKERDGVISSVVKSPESAVTKFPSPPNLTPPTVNSISKKTLTVAESVGSNQLILAGYLSQEFLTNGTLFGEQWNPARAQAGPPEPKKVKPNHAVEPFEESEPKRKRYMEVANLLRADGTHMPGIVNPAQLARFLKL; encoded by the coding sequence ATGAACACCAAAAAGATGCGTTTACCCCCACGTCGCGTTCTAATGACAGAAAAGCGCAAAGAAAGAGACGGCGTCATCTCCTCCGTCGTGAAGTCGCCGGAATCTGCCGTGACGAAGTTTCCTTCGCCGCCGAATCTTACTCCTCCGACAGTTAATTCCATTTCCAAGAAAACTCTAACCGTAGCCGAGTCGGTCGGCTCGAACCAGCTAATTTTAGCCGGTTATTTGAGTCAGGAGTTTCTCACCAACGGCACACTGTTCGGGGAGCAATGGAATCCAGCTCGAGCCCAAGCCGGTCCACCCGAGCCAAAGAAGGTAAAGCCGAACCATGCAGTTGAGCCGTTTGAGGAAAGTGAGCCGAAACGGAAGAGGTATATGGAAGTCGCTAATCTTCTCAGGGCAGATGGGACCCACATGCCCGGCATCGTCAATCCTGCCCAGCTGGCCCGATTCCTCAAACTGTGA
- the LOC108823119 gene encoding long-chain-alcohol oxidase FAO1: protein MNAEIRERREMVGGTSRGKKKGHPLLRWSMKQESFSHGFSQSDLQALSAICDAIMPPVPLQSLDLDMKLKVLRNDALLSFFKSSGSHVRPDEVAEVMATKAMPLTVTVVRIVLRLLTFRLGTLLLCGFVCLDKENWSPLLLKFSDISLEKREKVLQKWNTQWYNPLARIAFMMIKAIFLFYYFTWTNENTENPAWDAIGYTVDIGEENENTEHKERPLEKGIIETAKEDDVTAIKQRLINKGLKVKEDKETNALKIECDAVVIGSGCGGGVAAANLAKSGLKVIVLEKGNYFVPRDYSTLEGPSMFEMFEANGLLMTHDGRFRFMAGSTLGGGSVVNWAASLKTPDAIIDEWSKDRGVAIFAREEYTAAMESVCERIGVTERVIREGFQNQILRRGCDKLGLDVTVVPRNSSEEHYCGSCSFGCKTGDKRGTDITWLVDAVDSNNAVILTQCRAEKLILVNNGRRKKCVGVTASSTTTSNKTVKKIEISAKVTVVACGSLMTPGLLSTSGLKNPNIGRGLHIHPILMAWGYFPEKNSEFNGAAHEGEIMTSLHYVFEMDSTTPNITLETPALGPGTFAALVPWVSGSDVKKRLAKYARTSHIFVTVRDEGVGEVKEGIVKYKLTKADEENLVTGLRRALRILVAAGAEEVGTYRSDGQRLKCDGIKEEDLEEFLEKVDAPAGVVSMSERWTHSFTAHQMGCCRMGKTEREGAVDGYGESWEAEDLYVCDASVLPTALGVNPMITTQSTAYCISKRIAELMKKRKQD, encoded by the exons ATGAACGCAGAAATCAGAGAGCGGAGAGAGATGGTCGGAGGAACAAGCAGAGGCAAGAAGAAAGGGCACCCGTTGCTGAGATGGAGTATGAAACAAGAAAGCTTTAGCCATGGCTTCTCACAATCTGACCTCCAAGCTCTCTCTGCAATTTGCGACGCTATCATGCCTCCTGTTCCGTTACAGAGCTTAGACCTTGACATGAAACTGAAAGTTTTACGCAACGATGCCCTCTTATCTTTCTTCAAGTCTTCTGGGTCTCATGTCAGACCTGATGAG GTAGCAGAGGTAATGGCCACAAAGGCAATGCCATTGACAGTTACAGTGGTGAGAATAGTATTGAGACTACTCACATTCAGACTGGGAACTTTGCTGCTATGTGGGTTTGTCTGTCTTGATAAGGAGAACTGGTCTCCTCTTCTTCTAAAATTCTCTGACATCTCGCttgagaagagagaaaaagtCCTCCAGAAATGGAACACGCAGTGGTATAACCCTCTTGCAAGAATTGCTTTTATGATGATCAAAGCCATCTTCCTGTTCTACTACTTCACCTGG ACAAATGAAAATACAGAGAACCCTGCATGGGATGCAATTGGTTATACCGTGGACATAGGTGAAGAAAACGAGAACACAGAACACAAGGAAAGGCCTCTAGAGAAAGGGATCATCGAGACAGCAAAAGAAGACGATGTAACAGCCATCAAACAACGCCTGATCAACAAAGGTCTTAAAGTCAAAGAGGACAAAGAAACCAACGCTCTCAAGATCGAGTGCGACGCAGTGGTAATCGGTTCGGGCTGCGGAGGAGGAGTCGCAGCAGCAAACCTAGCAAAGTCAGGACTCAAAGTAATAGTCCTCGAGAAAGGTAACTACTTCGTGCCGCGAGACTACTCAACTCTCGAAGGTCCTTCCATGTTCGAGATGTTCGAAGCCAACGGCTTGCTGATGACACACGACGGGAGGTTCCGGTTCATGGCGGGGTCAACACTCGGCGGCGGCTCGGTGGTGAACTGGGCGGCTTCGTTAAAAACACCCGACGCCATCATCGACGAATGGTCGAAGGACAGAGGGGTCGCGATATTCGCTAGGGAGGAATACACAGCGGCAATGGAGAGTGTTTGCGAGAGGATAGGAGTCACAGAGAGAGTCATCAGAGAAGGGTTTCAGAACCAGATTCTACGCAGAGGATGCGATAAGCTCGGGCTGGATGTGACGGTAGTGCCGAGGAACTCTTCCGAGGAGCATTACTGCGGTAGCTGCTCGTTCGGCTGCAAAACTGGTGACAAGAGAGGGACGGATATAACCTGGCTGGTTGATGCAGTTGACAGCAACAACGCAGTGATATTAACACAGTGCAGAGCTGAGAAGCTGATCTTGGTTAATAacggaagaagaaaaaaatgtgtGGGAGTCACAGCTTCTTCAACAACAACTTCAAACAAAACGGTAAAGAAGATTGAGATCAGTGCTAAAGTGACAGTGGTGGCATGCGGCTCGCTTATGACACCGGGGCTGTTATCTACAAGCGGGTTGAAGAATCCGAACATCGGTCGGGGTCTTCACATCCACCCTATCCTTATGGCGTGGGGGTACTTCCCGGAGAAAAACTCAGAGTTCAACGGAGCAGCGCACGAGGGAGAGATCATGACTTCGTTACACTACGTGTTCGAGATGGACTCCACGACGCCTAACATCACGCTGGAGACTCCAGCGTTGGGACCAGGGACGTTCGCAGCTCTGGTCCCGTGGGTGTCTGGATCGGATGTAAAAAAGAGACTAGCGAAATACGCGAGAACGTCTCATATATTCGTTACGGTGAGAGACGAAGGCGTGGGGGAAGTGAAGGAAGGGATAGTGAAATATAAACTAACCAAAGCTGACGAAGAGAATCTAGTAACGGGGTTAAGGCGAGCGCTGAGGATATTGGTTGCTGCGGGGGCTGAGGAGGTGGGGACGTATAGGAGCGACGGGCAGAGATTGAAGTGCGATGGAATCAAGGAGGAGGATCTGGAGGAGTTTTTGGAGAAGGTGGATGCGCCGGCGGGAGTCGTGTCGATGAGTGAGCGTTGGACTCATTCGTTTACGGCGCATCAGATGGGGTGCTGTCGTATGGGTAAGACGGAGAGGGAAGGAGCTGTTGATGGGTATGGAGAGAGCTGGGAGGCGGAGGATTTGTATGTGTGTGATGCGAGTGTTCTGCCTACGGCTCTTGGTGTTAATCCTATGATCACCACTCAGAGTACTGCTTACTGCATATCTAAAAGAATAGCTGagttgatgaagaagaggaagcaagATTGa
- the LOC130494604 gene encoding LOW QUALITY PROTEIN: CRIB domain-containing protein RIC8-like (The sequence of the model RefSeq protein was modified relative to this genomic sequence to represent the inferred CDS: substituted 2 bases at 2 genomic stop codons): MNTYVSLQKCILFEMVSILXSLXKLQNTENEKEPEMQIGTPTDVKHVAHIGWDGGSANQNSPSWMNDFNASGGYSSSSPLGNIKEDGSFISEDSTRSRDIPRHPKSSRDRSNNLESPAKERSRRATSNSNGNPKTSRRSKESSSNSQDGSVRSRRKKSKDSVNGGSTRSSRRARDSQTESTNGSISDGESLISLSFEDL; this comes from the exons ATGAATACGTATGTGTCTCTTCAG AAATGTATACTTTTTGAAATGGTTAGTATATTATAATCTTTGTGAAAATTGCAAAATACAGAAAACGAGAAAGAGCCAGAGATGCAAATTGGAACACCAACAGATGTAAAACATGTTGCTCACATTGGTTGGGATGGAGGATCTGCCAATCAAAATTCACCCAGCTGG ATGAATGATTTCAATGCGTCGGGTGGATATTCATCATCGTCGCCTCTAGGAAATATCAAGGAGGATGGCTCTTTCATTTCTGAAG ATTCAACACGATCACGTGATATACCAAGACATCCAAAATCGTCGAGAGACCGTTCGAACAATTTGGAATCACCAGCAAAAGAACGATCACGACGTGCAACTTCAAATTCTAATGGGAATCCAAAAACTTCACGAAGATCAAAAGAATCTTCCAGTAATTCTCAAGATGGTTCTGTAAGATCTCGTCGTAAAAAGTCTAAAGATTCCGTGAACGGTGGATCTACAAGATCGTCGCGGAGAGCACGTGATTCTCAGACAGAATCTACAAATGGTTCAATTTCTGATGGAGAATCATTGATATCACTCTCCTTCGAAGATCTTTAA
- the LOC108818808 gene encoding G-box-binding factor 4 has translation MASFKMMSSSTSRNSDLSRRNSSSASSSSPSVRSNHLRRDPHAADHSRISFCYGGGGGNDATTTVHDYAFAASDSMMDVDRRSNGDRNSVNGGGGGRKSVDDVWREIVSGEKKTVMKEEAQDEYMMTLEDFLAKAAEMDDNDDEIDVKIPPERLDYGDLSGTFDYPMMPQQQQHDQVEGSTRRKRGRVMVEAMDKAAAQRQKRMIKNRESAARSRERKQAYQVELETLAAKLERENEQLLKEIEEKTRERYRNLMEQLIPVDDEKRRPSSSSSRSSLSRSYSLEW, from the coding sequence ATGGCATCCTTCAAGATgatgtcttcctccacctccagAAACTCCGATCTCTCTCGCCGCAACTCCTCCTCCGCCTCCTCGTCTTCTCCCTCCGTGAGATCCAACCATCTCAGACGAGATCCTCACGCCGCCGATCACTCCAGGATCAGTTTCTGCTACGGCGGCGGAGGAGGGAACGACGCGACGACGACGGTTCACGATTACGCCTTCGCGGCGTCCGATTCGATGATGGATGTCGATCGGAGGAGCAACGGAGACAGGAACAGCGtcaacggaggaggaggagggaggaaGAGCGTGGACGATGTCTGGAGAGAGATCGTGTCGGGAGAGAAGAAGACGGTCATGAAGGAGGAGGCGCAGGATGAGTACATGATGACGCTTGAGGACTTCTTAGCGAAAGCGGCGGAGATGGATGATAATGACGATGAAATCGATGTTAAGATTCCGCCGGAGAGACTCGACTACGGAGATCTCTCCGGTACGTTCGATTATCCGATGATGcctcagcagcagcagcacgATCAGGTTGAAGGATCAACGAggagaaagagagggagagTGATGGTGGAGGCGATGGATAAAGCGGCGGCGCAGAGACAGAAGAGGATGATCAAGAACCGGGAGTCTGCTGCTAGGTCGAGAGAGAGGAAACAGGCTTATCAAGTGGAGCTGGAGACTTTGGCTGCGAAGCTGGAGCGAGAGAACGAACAGCTTTTGAAGGAGATTGAAGAGAAGACCAGAGAGAGATACAGGAACCTTATGGAGCAATTGATTCCTGTTGACGATGAGAAACGAAGACCATCGTCTTCTTCGTCGAGGTCGTCTTTAAGCAGGAGCTACTCCTTGGAATGGTAA
- the LOC108820778 gene encoding vacuolar protein sorting-associated protein 2 homolog 3, giving the protein MNIFSKKPNPREVLRESKREMTQATRGIEKEISSLQSEEKKLVLEIKRTAKTGNEGATKTLARQLIRLRQQIANLQGSRAQMRGIATHTQAMHAHTSVAAGIQGATKAMAAMSKNMDPAKQAKVMREFQKQSAQMDMTTEMMSDSIDDALDNDEAEDETEDLTNQVLDEIGIDVASQLSSAPKGKIGRKNAEDVSSSSEMDDLEKRLAALR; this is encoded by the exons ATGAACATCTTCTCCAAGAAACCTAATCCCAGAG AAGTGCTTAGGGAGAGTAAGCGAGAGATGACACAAGCTACAAGAG GAATCGAAAAAGAAATCTCATCTCTTCAATCAGAA GAGAAAAAGCTCGTTCTTGAGATTAAAAGAACTGCTAAAACAGGGAATGAG GGGGCTACTAAGACTCTTGCCAGGCAATTGATCCGGCTAAGGCAGCAAATAGCTAACTTACAAGGTAGCCGAGCTCAAATGCGAGGCATTGCTACTCATACACAG GCTATGCATGCACATACTTCGGTTGCTGCAGGAATACAAGGTGCCACTAAGGCAATGGCAGCTATGAGCAAG aATATGGATCCAGCAAAACAGGCTAAGGTTATGAGAGAATTCCAAAAGCAGTCTGCTCAAATGGACATGACT ACTGAGATGATGTCAGACTCCATAGATGATGCTTTAGACAATGACGAAGCTGAAGACGAAACAGAGGACTTGACCAACCAG GTTCTTGATGAAATCGGCATTGATGTCGCCTCACAG TTATCATCTGCTCCAAAAGGTAAAATTGGCAGAAAGAATGCAGAAGATGTCAGCAGCAG TTCTGAAATGGATGATCTGGAGAAGCGGTTGGCTGCGCTtagatag
- the LOC130494250 gene encoding uncharacterized protein LOC130494250 → MVRREENIMDSARSWFHKFQPRDKPRKKDMLSGSTYGGGTETTVPGGGNETDTAAKLPPLGGDGEALSSTTKQKVAAAKQYIENHYKEQMKNLNERKERRTTLEKKLADAEVCEEDQNNLLKFLEKKETEYMRLQRHKMGADDFELLTMIGKGAFGEVRVCREKNTGHVFAMKKLKKSEMLRRGQVEHVKSERNLLAEVDSNCIVKLYCSFQDDAYLYLIMEYLPGGDMMTLLMRKDTLSEDEARFYAAETVLAIESIHKRNYIHRDIKPDNLLLDRIGHLRLSDFGLCKPLDCSVIEGEDFSRGGVGREDITSTAPKRSQQEQLQHWQKNRRMLAYSTVGTPDYIAPEVLLKKGYGMECDWWSLGAIMYEMLVGYPPFYADDPMSTCRKIVNWKTHLKFPEEARLSREAKDLVGKLLCNVNQRLGASQIKSHPWFEGVEWENIYQMEAAYIPEVNDDLDTQNFEKFDEEDHQTQTASSKTGPWRKMLSSKDINFVGYTYKNFEIVNDYQVPGIAELKKKETKPKRPSVRSLFESESSESSSETVAGTEKHTINRCFSNPTSREIERKLKRQESK, encoded by the exons ATGGTGAGAAGAGAGGAGAACATTATGGATTCTGCAAGAAGTTGGTTTCACAAGTTTCAACCTCGAGACAAGCCTCGTAAAAAAGATATGCTCTCCGGTAGCACTTACGGCGGAGGAACAGAAACCACCGTCCCCGGCGGAGGAAATGAAACTGACACGGCGGCTAAGCTTCCTCCACTAGGCGGAGACGGAGAAGCACTCTCCAGTACAACCAAACAGAAAGTTGCGGCAGCCAAACAGTACATTGAGAATCATTACAAGGAACAGATGAAGAATCTTAACGAGAGGAAAgagag ACGAACAACGCTTGAGAAGAAACTAGCAGATGCAGAAGTATGTGAAGAAGATCAAAACAATCTTTTGAAGTTTCTtgagaagaaagaaacagagtaCATGAGACTCCAAAGACATAAGATGGGTGCTGATGATTTCGAACTCTTAACCATGATCGGTAAAGGAGCTTTTGGTGAGGTTCGAGTTTGTAGAGAGAAGAACACTGGTCATGTTTTTGCTATGAAGAAGCTCAAAAAGTCAGAAATGCTACGGCGAGGCCAG GTGGAGCATGTAAAATCAGAGAGGAATCTATTAGCAGAAGTAGATAGTAACTGTATAGTGAAACTATACTGTTCATTTCAAGACGATGCCTATCTTTACCTGATAATGGAGTATTTGCCCGGGGGCGATATGATGACTCTTCTGATGAGGAAAGACACTTTAAGTGAAGATGAAGCTAGATTCTATGCTGCTGAAACTGTTCTGGCTATTGAATCTATTCATAAACGCAATTATATCCACAG GGATATAAAGCCGGATAATCTGTTGCTTGATAGAATTGGACATTTGAGGTTGTCTGATTTTGGACTATGTAAGCCGTTGGATTGTAGTGTCATTGAAGGTGAAGATTTTTCCAGAGGAGGTGTAGGGAGAGAAGATATCACATCAACAGCTCCTAAACGCTCGCAGCAAGAGCAGTTACAACATTGGCAAAAGAATCGAAGAATGCTT GCTTACTCAACCGTTGGTACACCAGACTACATTGCACCTGAAGTCTTGTTAAAGAAAGGATACGGCATGGAATGTGACTG GTGGTCACTAGGAGCAATAATGTACGAGATGCTTGTTGGGTATCCACCGTTTTACGCCGACGACCCAATGTCTACTTGTAGAAAG ATAGTGAATTGGAAAACACATTTGAAATTCCCTGAAGAAGCAAGGCTATCACGGGAGGCTAAAGATCTCGTTGGTAAGCTTTTGTGTAACGTCAACCAACGACTCGGTGCCTCTCAAATTAAG TCCCATCCATGGTTCGAAGGTGTTGAATGGGAAAATATTTACCAAATGGAAGCCGCTTATATCCCTGAGGTCAACGATGATTTGGATACTCAAAACTTTGAGAAGTTCGATGAG GAGGATCATCAAACTCAAACAGCCTCCTCCAAAACAGGACCATGGAGAAAA aTGTTATCTTCAAAAGACATAAACTTTGTTGGCTACACATACAAAAACTTCGAAATCGTGAACGATTATCAAGTACCTGGGATAG CGGaactgaagaagaaagagacaaaaCCAAAGAGACCATCCGTTAGGTCACTATTCG AGAGCGAATCATCAGAGTCGTCGTCAGAAACGGTGGCTGGTACGGAGAAACATACAATAAACCGATGTTTCTCGAATCCGACCTCTCGTGAAATTGAACGCAAGCTGAAACGTCAGGAGTCTAAGTAG